The Kwoniella shivajii chromosome 7, complete sequence genome includes a region encoding these proteins:
- a CDS encoding ribonucleoside-diphosphate reductase, alpha subunit has translation MVMWIYKRDGRKEPVAFDKVTARINKLSYGLDPNFVEPAEITQKVIVGIHAGITTVELDNLAAETAAYLTTKHPDYAILAARIAISNLHKETKKHFSSVIQDLYEWVNPKTGKHAPMIADDVYKIVMDNKETLDSAIIYDRDFAYNYFGFKTLERSYLLRVDGKIVERPQHMIMRVAVGIHGAKLDKVIETYNLMSERYFTHASPTLFNSGTPHAQMSSCFLVAMRDDSIDGIYDTLKTCAQISKTAGGIGLHIHNIRAKGAYIAGTNGYSNGIVPMLRAYDATARYVDQGGNKRPGAFAIYLEPWHADVFDFLDLRKNHGKEEVRARDLFYALWIPDLFMKRVEQDGEWTLMCPSECPGLADVHSEKFEELYEGYEKAGKGRKTIKAQKLWFAILEAQTETGGPFMLYKDAANAKSNQQHLGTIKSSNLCTEIIEYSAPDEVAVCNLASLALPAFVDLEKRVYDFKKLHEITKVVTKNLDQVIARNYYPVPEARNSNMRHRPVGLGVQGLADAFMALRMPFDSPAARELNIQIFETIYHAALESSCEMAEELGKYPSYEGSPISQGKLQPDLWGRTPTDLWDWTTLRANIAKHGVRNSLLVAPMPTASTSQILGWNECFEPYTSMLYARRVLSGDFQVVCPWLLRDLINLGLWDDNMKNLIIAAGGSIQNIPNIPAELKAIYKTVWEISQKAVIDLAADRGAFIDQSQSLNIHLSNPSFSQLTSMHFYGWKRGLKTGIYYLRTRPSANAIQFTIDASTLKQAKSQAAEGKKAPTPSAESLVAPMRQVRIATTASASAAAAPAPITPVESRSDSPKPSEEEEITYEEAKRRAEERAEAALQCSIENKDACLMCSG, from the exons ATGGTGATGTGGATCTACAAACGAGACGGTCGAAAAGAACCTG TCGCGTTTGACAAAGTCACCGCTCGTATAAATAAGCTCTCATATGGTCTCGATCCCAACTTTGTCGAACCTGCAGAGATCACTCAAAAAGTCATTGTTGGTATCCATGCCGGTATCACCACTGTCGAACTCGAT AACCTCGCCGCGGAGACTGCTGCCTACCTCACTACCAAACACCCGGATTACGCCATTCTCGCTGCCCGAATTGCCATCTCCAACTTGCACAAGGAGACCAAGAAACACTTTTCATCGGTCATCCAAGACTTGTACGAATGGGTCAACCCCAAAACTGGCAAACATGCCCCTATGATTGCCGATGACGTTTACAAGATCGTCATGGACAACAAGGAGACCCTCGACTCTGCCATCATCTACGACAGAGATTTCGCTTACAACTACTTTGGTTTCAAGACTCTTGAAAGATCTTATCTCCTTCGAGTTGACGGCAAGATCGTTGAGCGACCACAACATATGATCATGCGAGTGGCTGTCGGTATCCACGGCGCAAAGCTCGACAAGGTCATCGAGACGTATAATCTCATGTCTGAGCGATACTTTACGCACGCTTCTCCTACT CTCTTCAACTCTGGTACCCCACACGCTCAAATGTCATCTTGTTTCCTCGTCGCCATGCGAGACGACTCGATTGATGGTATCTACGACACTCTCAAGACCTGTGCTCAAATCTCCAAAACCGCTGGTGGTATCGGTCTTCATATCCACAACATCCGAGCCAAAGGTGCTTACATCGCCGGTACCAACGGTTACTCCAACGGTATCGTTCCTATGCTCCGAGCTTACGATGCCACTGCTCGATACGTTGACCAAGGTGGTAACAAACGACCCGGTGCTTTCGCCATCTACCTCGAACCATGGCACGCCGATGTTTTCGATTTCCTCGATTTGAGAAAGAACCacggaaaggaagaagttcGTGCCCGAGATCTTTTCTACGCTCTCTGGATCCCCGATCTCTTTATGAAAAGGGTAGAGCAAGACGGTGAATGGACTCTTATGTGTCCTTCTGAATGCCCTGGTCTCGCCGATGTCCACTCTGAAAAGTTCGAGGAGTTGTACGAAGGTTACGAGAAAGCCGGTAAAGGTCGAAAGACCATCAAAGCTCAAAAGCTTTGGTTCGCCATTCTCGAAGCTCAAACAGAAACGGGTGGTCCCTTTATGCTTTACAAAGATGCCGCCAACGCCAAATCCAATCAACAACATTTGGGTACCATCAAATCATCCAACTTGTGTACCGAAATTATCGAATATTCTGCTCCTGATGAGGTCGCTGTTTGTAATCTCGCTTCTCTCGCTCTTCCCGCTTTCGTCGATCTTGAGAAGAGAGTTTACGACTTTAAGAAGCTTCACGAGATTACCAAGGTAGTAACCAAGAACTTGGATCAGGTTATCGCTCGAAATTACTACCCCGTTCCCGAAGCACGAAACTCCAACATGAGACACAGACCAGTGGGTCTGGGTGTCCAAGGTCTTGCCGATGCGTTCATGGCTTTGCGGATGCCTTTTGATTCACCTGCCGCTCGAGAGCTCAACATTCAAATCTTCGAGACTATCTACCATGCCGCCTTGGAATCATCGTGTGAGATGGCTGAGGAGCTCGGCAAGTACCCTTCTTACGAAGGTTCCCCTATCTCTCAAGGTAAACTCCAACCCGATTTATGGGGTCGAACTCCTACCGACCTTTGGGATTGGACAACTCTCCGAGCCAACATCGCCAAGCACGGTGTCAGAAACTCTCTATTGGTCGCTCCTATGCCTACCGCTTCTACTTCTCAAATCTTGGGATGGAACGAATGTTTCGAGCCTTACACTTCAATGCTTTACGCTCGACGAGTACTCTCCGGTGACTTCCAAGTCGTATGTCCTTGGTTGCTCCGAGATCTCATTAATCTCGGTTTATGGGATGATAACATGAAGAACCTCATCATCGCCGCTGGTGGATCCATTCAAAACATCCCCAACATCCCTGCTGAACTCAAAGCTATCTACAAGACTGTTTGGGAGATCTCACAAAAGGCAGTCATTGATCTTGCCGCTGATCGAGGagctttcattgatcaatctcaatcactcaacattcacctttccaacccatctttctctcaaCTGACCTCCATGCACTTTTACGGATGGAAGCGAGGACTCAAGACTGGTATCTACTATCTTCGTACTCGACCTTCAGCCAATGCCATTCAATTCACCATTGACGCATCGACTCTTAAACAAGCTAAATCCCAAGCTGCAGAGGGAAAGAAAGCACCCACCCCTTCCGCTGAATCATTGGTCGCTCCAATGCGACAGGTTAGAATCGCTACTAcagcttcagcatcagctGCCGCAGCTCCTGCACCTATAACTCCGGTTGAGAGTCGATCTGATTCACCTAAACCCagtgaagaggaggaaatcACTTATGAAGAAGCCAAGAGACGGGCCGAGGAACgagctgaagctgctttgCAATGTTCAATCGAGAACAAAGATGCTTGTTTGATGTGTTCTGGATAG